From a region of the Verrucomicrobiota bacterium genome:
- a CDS encoding DUF4242 domain-containing protein, with the protein MPKYIIEREIPNAGKLSAQDLQAISQKSCGVLQKMGPQIQWIESYVTNEKVYCVYLAPNERLIREHAQQGGFPANRISEVKSVISPVTAEG; encoded by the coding sequence ATGCCTAAATACATTATTGAACGAGAAATCCCCAACGCCGGGAAATTGTCGGCGCAAGACCTCCAAGCCATCTCGCAAAAATCGTGCGGCGTATTGCAGAAGATGGGGCCGCAGATCCAGTGGATTGAAAGTTATGTGACCAATGAAAAGGTTTACTGCGTCTATCTGGCGCCGAACGAACGATTGATCCGCGAACACGCGCAGCAAGGCGGCTTCCCGGCCAACCGCATCTCCGAGGTCAAGTCGGTCATCAGTCCCGTGACGGCGGAAGGGTGA
- a CDS encoding YdeI/OmpD-associated family protein, with the protein MSQKDPRIDAYIARAADFAKPVLNHLRRLVHAACPEVVETMKWSFPHFDYRGMLCSMAAFKQHCTFGFWKGTLIFGDRKKQNEAMGQFGRITSLSDLPTDKVLIGYIKKAVQLNEAGIKLPARPKSKETKELLLPSDFKAALKKNKRAMTSFENFSYSQKKEYVEWIVEAKRDETRKHRLTTALEWMAQGKPRNWKYMKR; encoded by the coding sequence ATGTCTCAAAAGGACCCGCGCATTGACGCCTACATCGCCAGGGCTGCTGATTTCGCCAAGCCCGTCTTGAATCACCTTCGCCGACTGGTTCATGCCGCCTGCCCGGAAGTCGTGGAGACCATGAAGTGGAGTTTTCCGCACTTCGATTACAGGGGCATGCTTTGCAGCATGGCCGCGTTCAAGCAGCATTGCACATTCGGTTTCTGGAAGGGCACGTTGATCTTTGGCGATCGAAAGAAGCAGAACGAAGCGATGGGACAGTTCGGCCGCATAACATCGCTATCCGATTTGCCCACGGACAAAGTTTTGATCGGCTACATCAAGAAAGCCGTCCAACTCAATGAAGCCGGGATCAAGCTGCCCGCGCGGCCGAAGAGTAAAGAAACAAAAGAACTGCTTCTCCCTAGCGATTTCAAGGCGGCATTGAAGAAAAACAAAAGAGCGATGACTAGCTTCGAGAATTTCAGTTACAGCCAAAAAAAGGAATACGTCGAATGGATCGTCGAGGCCAAACGCGATGAAACCCGAAAACATCGCCTGACGACGGCGCTCGAATGGATGGCCCAAGGCAAACCGAGGAATTGGAAGTATATGAAACGTTGA